The following proteins come from a genomic window of Sardina pilchardus chromosome 13, fSarPil1.1, whole genome shotgun sequence:
- the LOC134100242 gene encoding uncharacterized protein LOC134100242 isoform X2: MPRKIKKQKVKRHRTDRQDKVKETTQTKKKKKSRKEGWSDRKEDKQAKRPTTSPLVYDPEVVLQELLLRHPSKPPDGEESLEELRSQLFERQKAYAKHQSIKIRTCLSKGICRFELPMDLQELEVLSPKTYLRKYCCVCQRRRNAYLKVFTKFDSKQKMVLSFKDMEHALKDLYLGSIDSEQFQRLMDLCDVNIQTEIDCELFCSICALSERMLYADFAMDDMEEAETRQKELLEEADFCRLLAKLHGYNITSALTRLLLEL; the protein is encoded by the exons ATGCCAAGGAAAATCAAAAAACAGAAAGTGAAAAG GCACAGGACTGATAGACAAGACAAAGTGAAAGAGACGACACAgacgaaaaagaaaaagaagagtagGAAGGAAGGATGGAGTGACAGAAAGGAAGACAAACAAGCAAAGCGTCCAACCACAAGTCCTCTGGTGTACGACCCCGAG GTTGTTTTGCAGGAACTGCTCCTTCGCCACCCCAGCAAACCTCCAGATGGGGAAGAGTCGCTGGAGGAACTCCGCTCTCAGCTGTTTGAGAGACAGAAAGCG TATGCCAAGCACCAATCAATCAAGATAAGAACCTGCCTATCCAAGGGGATATGTCGTTTTGAGCTTCCAATGGACTTGCAAGAGTTGGAGG TTCTCTCCCCAAAGACCTACCTCAGGAAATACTGCTGCGTGTGTCAACGGAGGAGAAATGCCTACCTGAAAGTCTTCACAAAGTTTGACAGCAAACAGAAAATGGTCCTCTCTTTTAAG GACATGGAACACGCGCTGAAGGACTTGTACTTGGGGAGCATAGACTCGGAACAGTTCCAGAGGCTGATGGATTTATGTGATGTAAACATACAAACAGAAATTGACTGTGAACTCTTCTGTTCAATCTGTGCCCTCTCTGAGAGAATGCTATATGCTGACTTTGC AATGGACGACATGGAAGAGGCCGAAACCAGACAGAAAGAGCTGCTGGAGGAAGCGGACTTCTGCCGTCTGCTGGCAAAGCTCCATGGTTATAACATCACGTCGGCACTGACCAGACTGCTCCTGGAGCTTTGA
- the LOC134100242 gene encoding uncharacterized protein LOC134100242 isoform X1, whose protein sequence is MTSKLDYFFWLTNRLYTQFYKHIVYIVYIYIEAFCEQFHAKTNNTDEVYNLKFPAVLLGNQKVVSHIPTISTAGLGALISCVFQVVLQELLLRHPSKPPDGEESLEELRSQLFERQKAYAKHQSIKIRTCLSKGICRFELPMDLQELEVLSPKTYLRKYCCVCQRRRNAYLKVFTKFDSKQKMVLSFKDMEHALKDLYLGSIDSEQFQRLMDLCDVNIQTEIDCELFCSICALSERMLYADFAMDDMEEAETRQKELLEEADFCRLLAKLHGYNITSALTRLLLEL, encoded by the exons atgacttcaaaattagattattttttttggttGACAAATCGCCTTTATACACAATTCTATAAGCACATAGTATACATAGTGTACATTTACATTGAAGCATTTTGCGAACAATTTCATGCAAAGACAAACAATACAGATGAGGTGTATAACCTTAAGTTTCCAGCAGTGCTGCTTGGGAATCAAAAGGTCGTGTCTCACATACCTACCATAAGCACAGCAGGACTGGGAGCTCTGATATCTTGTGTGTTCCAGGTTGTTTTGCAGGAACTGCTCCTTCGCCACCCCAGCAAACCTCCAGATGGGGAAGAGTCGCTGGAGGAACTCCGCTCTCAGCTGTTTGAGAGACAGAAAGCG TATGCCAAGCACCAATCAATCAAGATAAGAACCTGCCTATCCAAGGGGATATGTCGTTTTGAGCTTCCAATGGACTTGCAAGAGTTGGAGG TTCTCTCCCCAAAGACCTACCTCAGGAAATACTGCTGCGTGTGTCAACGGAGGAGAAATGCCTACCTGAAAGTCTTCACAAAGTTTGACAGCAAACAGAAAATGGTCCTCTCTTTTAAG GACATGGAACACGCGCTGAAGGACTTGTACTTGGGGAGCATAGACTCGGAACAGTTCCAGAGGCTGATGGATTTATGTGATGTAAACATACAAACAGAAATTGACTGTGAACTCTTCTGTTCAATCTGTGCCCTCTCTGAGAGAATGCTATATGCTGACTTTGC AATGGACGACATGGAAGAGGCCGAAACCAGACAGAAAGAGCTGCTGGAGGAAGCGGACTTCTGCCGTCTGCTGGCAAAGCTCCATGGTTATAACATCACGTCGGCACTGACCAGACTGCTCCTGGAGCTTTGA
- the LOC134100243 gene encoding 14-3-3 protein epsilon isoform X1, producing the protein MGDREELVYQAKLAEQAERYDEMVESMKNVAGMEVELTVEERNLLSVAYKNVIGARRASWRIISSIEQKEESKGGEVKLKMIREYRQTVENELKSICNDILDVLEKYLIPASSSGESKVFYYKMKGDYHRYLAEFATGNDRKEAAENSLVAYKAASDIAMTELPPTHPIRLGLALNFSVFYYEILNSPDRACRLAKAAFDDAIAELDTLSEESYKDSTLIMQLLRDNLTLWTSDMQGDGEEQNKEALQDVEDETQ; encoded by the exons ATGGGTGATCGAGAGGAGTTAGTTTATCAGGCCAAACTTGCCGAACAGGCAGAGAGATACGATG aaATGGTTGAGTCAATGAAGAATGTAGCTGGGATGGAGGTGGAGCTAACAGTTGAGGAGCGAAATCTTCTATCAGTGGCCTACAAGAATGTCATTGGGGCAAGGAGAGCGTCCTGGAGGATAATCAGTAGTATTGAGCAGAAGGAGGAGAGTAAAGGCGGGGAAGTCAAATTGAAAATGATCCGGGAGTACAGGCAAACG GTTGAAAATGAGCTAAAATCAATCTGTAATGACATCCTGGACGTGTTGGAGAAGTACCTCATTCCAGCATCCAGTTCAGGGGAGTCCAAGGTCTTCTACTACAAAAT GAAAGGTGACTATCACCGGTATCTGGCAGAGTTTGCAACAGGAAACGACAGGAAGGAGGCAGCAGAAAACAGTTTAGTAGCTTACAAAGCTGCTAGTGACATAGCTATGACTGAActgccacccacccatccaATTCGTCTGGGTCTTGCACTTAACTTCTCTGTATTTTACTATGAAATCCTGAACTCTCCAGACCGGGCATGCAG GTtggcaaaagcagcatttgatgATGCTATTGCAGAATTGGACACATTGAGTGAAGAGAGTTACAAGGATTCCACACTCATTATGCAGTTGTTACGTGACAACCTGACACTATGGACTTCAGACATGCAGGGAGATG GAGAGGAACAGAACAAAGAAGCGCTGCAAGATGTGGAGGATGAGACTCAGTGA
- the LOC134100243 gene encoding 14-3-3 protein epsilon isoform X2 — translation MGDREELVYQAKLAEQAERYDEMVESMKNVAGMEVELTVEERNLLSVAYKNVIGARRASWRIISSIEQKEESKGGEVKLKMIREYRQTVENELKSICNDILDVLEKYLIPASSSGESKVFYYKMKGDYHRYLAEFATGNDRKEAAENSLVAYKAASDIAMTELPPTHPIRLGLALNFSVFYYEILNSPDRACRLAKAAFDDAIAELDTLSEESYKDSTLIMQLLRDNLTLWTSDMQGDDS, via the exons ATGGGTGATCGAGAGGAGTTAGTTTATCAGGCCAAACTTGCCGAACAGGCAGAGAGATACGATG aaATGGTTGAGTCAATGAAGAATGTAGCTGGGATGGAGGTGGAGCTAACAGTTGAGGAGCGAAATCTTCTATCAGTGGCCTACAAGAATGTCATTGGGGCAAGGAGAGCGTCCTGGAGGATAATCAGTAGTATTGAGCAGAAGGAGGAGAGTAAAGGCGGGGAAGTCAAATTGAAAATGATCCGGGAGTACAGGCAAACG GTTGAAAATGAGCTAAAATCAATCTGTAATGACATCCTGGACGTGTTGGAGAAGTACCTCATTCCAGCATCCAGTTCAGGGGAGTCCAAGGTCTTCTACTACAAAAT GAAAGGTGACTATCACCGGTATCTGGCAGAGTTTGCAACAGGAAACGACAGGAAGGAGGCAGCAGAAAACAGTTTAGTAGCTTACAAAGCTGCTAGTGACATAGCTATGACTGAActgccacccacccatccaATTCGTCTGGGTCTTGCACTTAACTTCTCTGTATTTTACTATGAAATCCTGAACTCTCCAGACCGGGCATGCAG GTtggcaaaagcagcatttgatgATGCTATTGCAGAATTGGACACATTGAGTGAAGAGAGTTACAAGGATTCCACACTCATTATGCAGTTGTTACGTGACAACCTGACACTATGGACTTCAGACATGCAGGGAGATG ATTCCTAA